Proteins from a single region of Nomascus leucogenys isolate Asia chromosome 2, Asia_NLE_v1, whole genome shotgun sequence:
- the LOC100581804 gene encoding ATP-dependent RNA helicase DDX19B isoform X3, which translates to MLSQVEPANKYPQCLCLSPTYELALQTGKVIEQMGKFYPELKLAYAVRGNKLERGQKISEQIVIGTPGTVLDWCSKLKFIDPKKIKVFVLDEADVMIATQGHQDQSIRIQRMLPRNCQMLLFSATFEDSVWKFAQKVVPDPNVIKLKREEETLDTIKQYYVLCSSRDEKFQALCNLYGAITIAQAMIFCHTRKTASWLAAELSKEGHQVALLSGEMMVEQRAAVIERFREGKEKVLVTTNVCARGIDVEQVSVVINFDLPVDKDGNPDNETYLHRIGRTGRFGKRGLAVNMVDSKHSMNILNRIQEHFNKKIERLDTDDLDEIEKIAN; encoded by the exons ATGCTTAGCCAAGTAGAACCTGCAAACAAATACCCCCAG TGTCTATGCCTCTCCCCAACGTATGAGCTCGCCCTCCAAACAGGAAAAGTGATTGAACAAATGGGCAAATTTTACCCTGAACTGAAGCTAGCTTATGCTGTTCGAGGCAATAAAT TGGAAAGAGGCCAGAAGATCAGTGAGCAGATTGTCATTGGCACCCCTGGGACCGTGCTGGACTGGTGCTCCAAGCTCAAGTTCATTGATCCCAAGAAAATCAAGGTGTTTGTTCTGGATGAGGCTGATGTCATGATAGCCACTCAGGGCCACCAAGATCAGAGCATCCGCATCCAGAG GATGCTGCCCAGGAACTGCCAGATGCTGCTTTTCTCCGCCACCTTTGAAGACTCTGTGTGGAAGTTTGCCCAGAAAGTGGTCCCAGACCCAAATGTTATCAAACTGAAGCGTGAGGAAGAGACCCTGGACACCATCAAGCAGTACTATGTCCTGTGCAGCAGCAGAGACGAGAAGTTCCAGGCCTTGTGTAACCTCTACGGGGCCATCACCATTGCTCAAGCCATGATCTTCTGCCAT ACTCGCAAAACAGCTAGTTGGCTGGCAGCAGAGCTCTCAAAAGAAGGCCACCAGGTGGCTCTGCTGAGTGGGGAGATGATGGTGGAACAGAGGGCTGCGGTGATTGAGCGCTTCCGAGAGGGCAAAGAGAAGGTTTTGGTGACCACCAACGTGTGTGCCCGCG GCATCGATGTTGAACAAGTGTCTGTCGTCATCAACTTTGATCTTCCCGTGGACAAGGACGGGAACCCTGACAACGAGACCTACCTGCACCGGATCGGGCGCACGGGCCGCTTTGGCAAGAGGGGCCTGGCAGTGAACATGGTGGACAGCAAGCACAGCATGAACATCCTGAACAGAATCCAGGAGCATTTTA ATAAGAAGATAGAAAGATTGGACACGGATGATTTGGACGAGATTGAGAAAATAGCCAACTGA